The following proteins are co-located in the Takifugu flavidus isolate HTHZ2018 chromosome 16, ASM371156v2, whole genome shotgun sequence genome:
- the jade1 gene encoding LOW QUALITY PROTEIN: protein Jade-1 (The sequence of the model RefSeq protein was modified relative to this genomic sequence to represent the inferred CDS: inserted 1 base in 1 codon), giving the protein MKRNRHHSSSEDSDNGSSSTCWSQHSSQPRRSTGQKPSEVFRTDLITAMKVHDSYQLNPEDYYVLADPWRQEWEKGVQVPVSPQSIPQPVVRALAEKEKEVMFVRPKKLIRTSGTEALGYVDIRTLAEGMCRYDLNEQDVAWLQMANEQFAEMAVPPLDEITMERVMEEFEHRCHENMTHAMETEEGLGIEYDEDVVCDVCQSPDGEDNNEMVFCDKCNICVHQACYGIQKVPKGSWLCRICALGILPKCQLCPKKGGAMKPTRSGTKWVHVSCALWIPEVSIGNPEKMEPITNVSQIPSNRWALICCLCKEKSGACIQCSAKNCRTAFHVTCGLHASLEMNTILTADDEVKFKSYCPKHSGLEGAEDRDSGGEEECSRDKKRRRGRMREEPEEAEDAAASCLSASITSQVSSRMSGGAETLCSHQQEQRVNLRKLKLEAMEEEFYQFVEVEEVALELKLSAEAVDFLYQYWKLKRKANFNQPLLTPKKDEEDSLARREQEVLXPRLQLFTHLRQDLERVRNLTYMVTRREKMKRSLWKVQEQIFQHQVRLLDQQLLTGDPSEEDLENILCLGRLSSPDPQSRSSCGQSGLKAKRGPLKVKKRKFSERKSVDSLHAPGKDSPSGGLGGTESRAPEVESETKISQEIPFPELEEPEVGQETVKVCKLESRKALRKDAAGSPEEELVGAKAEEDQEERRRKRRSDVMDSFRFKHLEKSVSIRLVDIRNSDSNNFSINGATRSPFSSSVVLSDAAVANKANGWLKKTSGGSHTPSRPAAGHLRSWGKFKIPKRSEKTAGEEEQLLRPLTNTPSQPRTRLRTGAENKGYGPKAGEGEVEPCLKRCHSHQLRGDSSLGRRYGSDIIRRGVLAS; this is encoded by the exons GTAGTTCAACCTGCTGGTCGCAGCATTCGTCACAGCCCAGGAGGAGCACCGGGCAGAAGCCCTCCGAG GTTTTCAGAACCGACCTGATCACCGCCATGAAGGTGCACGACTCGTACCAGCTCAACCCCGAAGACTACTATGTGCTCGCCGACCCGTGGAGGCAGGAGTGGGAAAAGGGCGTCCAGGTCCCAGTCAGCCCCCAGTCCATCCCGCAGCCCGTCGTCAG AGCgctggcagagaaggagaaggaggtcATGTTTGTCAGACCAAAGAAGCTGATCCGGACGTCGGGCACCGAGGCGCTGGGCTACGTGGACATCCGGACGCTGGCGGAGGGAATGTGCCGCTACGACCTGAACGAGCAGGACGTGGCCTGGCTGCAGATGGCTAACGAGCAGTTTGCAGAGATGG CTGTGCCTCCTCTGGATGAGATCACCATGGAAAGAGTGATGGAGGAGTTCGAGCACCGCTGCCACGAGAACATGACGCACGCCATGGAAACGGAGGAGGGGCTGGGCATCGAGTACGACGAGGACGTGGTCTGCGACGTCTGCCAGTCGCCCGACGGCGAGGACAACAACGAGATGGTGTTCTGTGATAAGTGCAACATCTGCGTgcaccag GCCTGTTACGGCATTCAGAAGGTCCCAAAGGGCAGCTGGCTCTGCCGGATCTGCGCCCTCGGCATCCTACCAAAATGCCAGTTGTGTCCCAAGAAGGGTGGCGCCATGAAGCCGACCCGGAGTGGAACCAAGTGGGTCCACGTCAGCTGTGCCTTGTGGATCCCAGAG GTGAGCATCGGCAATCCAGAGAAAATGGAGCCCATCACCAACGTGTCCCAGATTCCCAGTAACAGATGGGCTCTGATCTGCTGCCTGTGCAAAGAGAAGAGCGGCGCCTGCATCCAG TGCTCAGCAAAAAACTGCCGCACGGCCTTCCACGTCACCTGTGGCCTCCACGCCAGCCTGGAGATGAACACCATCCTCACCGCGGACGACGAGGTCAAATTCAAGTCTTACTGCCCAAAACATTCAGGGCTGGAAGGCGCCGAGGACAGAGActcagggggggaggaggagtgctCCAGggacaagaagaggaggagaggcaggatgagagaggagccagaggaggcagaagatgctgctgcttcctgtttgtcggCCAGCATCACATCTCAGGTCAGCAGCAGAATGTCGGGCGGAGCAGAGACGCTCTGCagccaccagcaggagcagagggtcAACCTGCGCAAGCTGAAGCTGGAGGCCATGGAGGAGGAGTTCTACCAGttcgtggaggtggaggaggtggcgctggagCTGAAGCTGTCGGCAGAGGCGGTTGACTTCCTGTATCAGTACTGGAAGCTGAAGCGCAAGGCCAACTTCAACCAGCCGCTCCTCACGCCGAAGAAGGACGAGGAGGACAGCTTGGCCCGccgggaacaggaagtgc cgcCGCGCCTGCAGCTCTTCACACACCTCCGACAAGACTTGGAGAGG GTTCGGAACCTGACCTACATGGTGACCCggagggagaagatgaagcGCTCGCTGTGGAAGGTCCAAGAGCAGATCTTCCAACACCAGGTCCGCCTGCTGGATCAGCAGCTCCTCACAG GCGATCCTtcagaggaggacctggagaacATCCTCTGCCTGGGCCGCTTGTCATCTCCTGACCCCCAGTCTCGTTCTTCCTGCGGTCAGTCCGGTCTGAAAGCCAAACGAGGACCTCTGAAGGTGAAAAAACGAAAATTCAGCGAGAGGAAGAGCGTGGACTCCCTGCACGCTCCCGGGAAGGACAGTCCCAGCGGAGGTCTGGGGGGGACGGAGAGCAGAGCGCCTGAGGTTGAAAGCGAAACCAAAATAAGCCAGGAAATTCCATTTCCGGAGCTGGAGGAACCAGAGGTCGGTCAGGAAACGGTGAAAGTCTGCAAGCTGGAGAGCAGAAAAGCCCTGAGGAAGGACGCGGCGGGGTCCCCAGAGGAGGAACTGGTGGGAGCGAAAGCAGAGGAGGACCaagaggagcggaggaggaagaggaggagtgacGTGATGGACAGCTTCAGGTTCAAGCATCTGGAGAAGAGCGTCTCCATCCGGCTGGTGGACATCAGGAACTCTGACAGCAACAACTTCAGCATCAACGGAGCGACCAGGAGCCCCTTCAGCAGCTCCGTCGTGCTGTCCGACGCCGCTGTCGCCAACAAAGCCAACGGCTGGTTGAAGAAAACCTCCGGCGGCTCGCACACGCCCAGCAGACCTGCAGCGGGTCACCTCAGAAGCTGGGGGAAGTTCAAGATCCCAAAAAGGAGCGAAAAGACggcgggagaggaggagcagctgctgcggcCGCTCACCAACACGCCGTCGCAACCTCGAACCCGCCTCCGCACGGGAGCGGAGAACAAGGGCTACGGCCCGAAGGCGGGCGAGGGCGAGGTGGAGCCCTGCCTGAAGCGATGCCACTCCCACCAGCTGAGGGGCGACTCTTCTCTGGGCCGGCGCTACGGGTCCGACATCATCCGGCGAGGCGTGCTCGCCTCTTGA
- the nsd2 gene encoding histone-lysine N-methyltransferase NSD2 produces the protein MDSKGSSLPSMPEPANPVSMKQLPEPLSVRKNGGDMSSDHSMLMDKAAAHLAATLQDSVLQKMASHSHGNHSHERLKDLTSLVLNGDQDTLPKLSTPEQPLLKSAEVPTTNGTHQHNCSSHSEPELKVTVPQVVTQQPPFQPSSVNGTSLATTTESTVRTPEKREDAKKRRGRPHKEKPQASLRPAPVPAEPLHSVNAKDASGAVGEPDLKPEAKHKESPLLTALSVGDLVWTKVSGYPWWPCMVTTDPNFNSHFKQKQKASSSKTGVLYHVQYFGDAPERGYVFEKNTVPFTGEDQYHDLCQCKKPPASRSAHKKMAPSVPRKFRAQWNMGIIQAKEALNMPVEERMANFLFLYDDKGPRLNPHIMEKLKPEASLDRDPEFRAQPDLPSQPADPLGDLTAQFSNSTSAEMKGAVSSKEMLHPPAESQDPLSSAAEAQADTSQEIKGSEQTRSAKKTVRRKKSAAENSSDPVKKKRKTAQSRPTEDAPESFSVTGQGVKKRQKKNIAAKQRTDSAAEQDPKTSPERPLSGEAAVKGPGLKKRRKINKEAEKEAGSSEESSKKRRRNKPEKDVTGTQKQQKKAAELLTDDQNAEKPKRKRKRRQDGENQAAASKAKKRRLSPCPDPEVSGGEERPDSPIDSLDGTKKGERKKEFVCQSCETAGEDLVPCEGQCCGMFHLQCLGMMELEDKLLCQECSTGVHSCFHCKKSEGSVRRCHVPHCGKFYHEACIRLNPLTVFDNKGFRCPLHTCLGCCCSSRTKHKPSKGRLMRCLRCPVAYHAGDLCVAAGSEMVTSTAIICTNHFNAKKAYRHHSHVNVSWCFVCSKGGQLLCCESCPAAFHPDCLNIAMPDGSWFCNDCRAGKKPKYRDIIWVKLGKYRWWPAEIHHPRNIPTNIQHLRHEIGEFPVFFFGSRDYFWTHQGRVFPYMEGDRGSKYQRTGIGKVFKHALLEAEARFKEIKMKREKKEAQQYSRKPPPYKFIKVNKPVGKVQVYAADVSEIPKCNCKPSDERPCGFESECLNRMLQYECHPQVCPSGERCGNQDFTQRLYPDTKIIKTPGKGWGLITLRDIKKGEFVNEYIGELIDEEECRARIKYAQENNVTNFYMLTIDKDRIIDAGPKGNYSRFMNHSCQPNCETQKWTVNGDTRVGLFAICDVPAGTELTFNYNLDCLGNEKTACCCGAPNCSGFLGDRPKNSNGHAAEPKAKRGKRKYKKRKSEGRKKSEDECFRCGDGGQLVLCDKKTCTKAYHLTCLNLTKRPFGRWDCPWHHCDVCGKNSEAFCQLCPNSFCKCHQEGALRPSPVTGQLCCQEHEELDVPTSPGRDDGSETNTTSPVGTDGRPPKGSNARTKSSKRKAE, from the exons ATGGACAGCAAAGGGAGCTCCCTGCCTTCGATGCCTGAACCAGCCAACCCCGTCAGCATGAAGCAGCTACCAGAGCCCCTCAGCGTGCGAAAGAATGGAGGAGACATGAGCAGCGACCATTCTATGCTAATGGACAAAGCCGCCGCTCATCTCGCTGCCACGCTACAGGACAGCGTCCTCCAGAAGATGGCCAGCCACAGTCACGGTAACCACAGCCACGAGAGGCTCAAAGACCTCACCTCCCTTGTGCTGAACGGGGACCAGGACACGCTTCCTAAACTCTCCACTCCAGAGCAGCCGTTGCTCAAGAGCGCTGAAGTTCCCACCACAAACGGGACCCACCAGCACAACTGCAGCTCCCACAGTGAACCTGAGCTGAAGGTCACTGTTCCTCAGGTGGTCACACAGCAGCCCCCCTTCCAACCAAGCTCTGTTAATGGGACCAGTTTGGCCACGACCACGGAAAGTACTGTACGTACACCGGAGAAGAGGGAGGATGCgaagaaaaggagggggaggcCACACAAAGAGAAGCCGCAGGCCAGCCTCAGGCCCGCTCCCGTCCCGGCAGAGCCGCTCCACAGCGTAAATGCTAAAGATGCAAGTGGAGCCGTCGGCGAG cctgatcTCAAGCCGGAGGCCAAACACAAAGAGTCTCCTCTGCTGACCGCACTCTCTGTTGGGGATCTGGTGTGGACAAAGGTGTCGGGGTACCCCTGGTGGCCTTGCATGGTGACCACAGACCCCAACTTCAACAGTCActtcaaacagaaacagaaag cctccagcagcaaGACGGGCGTCCTCTACCATGTGCAGTATTTTGGAGATGCACCTGAGAGAGGCTACGTCTTTGAGAAGAACACGGTGCCCTTCACAGGAGAGGATCAGTACCACGACCTGTGTCAGTGCAAGAAGCCGCCAGCATCACGCAGCGCCCACAAGAAG atgGCTCCCTCGGTCCCCCGTAAGTTCAGGGCTCAGTGGAATATGGGAATTATTCAAGCCAAAGAGGCCCTCAACATGCCGGTGGAGGAGCGCATGGCAAACTTCCTGTTCCTCTACGACGACAAAGGGCCTCGCCTGAACCCCCACATCATGGAGAAGCTGAAACCAGAAGCCAGCTTGGATCGTGACCCCGAGTTCAGGGCGCAGCCAGATCTCCCTTCACAGCCAGCAGATCCTCTGGGAGATCTCACGGCTCAGTTCTCCAACAGCACTTCAGCCGAGATGAAGGGCGCCGTTTCTTCCAAAGAAATGCTTCATCCCCCCGCAGAGAGCCAG GATCCTCTTAGTTCTGCAGCGGAAGCACAAGCCGACACGTCCCAGGAAATAAAAGGGTCCGAACAGACTCGGTCAGCCAAAAAAACAGTGAGGAGAAAAAAGTCTGCAGCGGAAAACAGTTCAGATCCTGTGAAGAAAAAGCGTAAAACGGCGCAGAGTCGTCCAACAGAAGACGCTCCAGAGTCCTTCTCAGTTACAG GTCAAGGTGTCAagaaaaggcaaaagaaaaatATTGCCGCTAAGCAGAGGACGGATTCTGCAG CTGAGCAAGATCCCAAAACGTCCCCTGAGAGGCCACTGAGTGGCGAGGCAGCAGTCAAAGGTCCGGGCCTCAAAAAGAGGCGCAAAATcaataaagaggcagaaaaagag GCCGGCTCCTCGGAGGAAAGCagcaaaaagaggagaagaaataaACCAGAGAAAGACGTGACAGGAACCCAGaagcaacagaaaaaagcaGCCGAACTCCTCACTG ATGATCAAAACGCAGAGAAACCAAAGCgcaagaggaaaaggagacagGATGGAGAGAACCAGGCTGCAGCCTCCAAGGCCAAGAAGAGGAGGCTGTCGCCGTGTCCCGATCCTGAG gtctCTGGGGGCGAAGAGCGTCCAGACTCGCCCATCGACAGCCTGGACGGCACCAAGAAGGGAGAACGTAAGAAAGAGTTCGTCTGCCAG tCCTGTGAGACGGCCGGTGAAGACCTGGTGCCCTGCGAAGGTCAGTGTTGTGGGATGTTTCACCTCCAGTGTCTGGGCATGATGGAGCTCGAGGACAAATTGCTGTGTCAGGAGTGCAGCACAG GAGTTCACTCGTGTTTCCACTGTAAGAAGTCGGAGGGCTCGGTGCGGCGCTGCCACGTCCCCCACTGTGGTAAGTTCTACCACGAAGCGTGCATCCGCCTCAACCCGCTCACGGTGTTTGACAACAAGGGGTTCCGCTGCCCGCTGCACACCTGcctgggctgctgctgcagcagccgcaCCAAGCACAAGCCCAGCAAAG GCAGGTTAATGCGTTGCCTGCGCTGCCCCGTGGCGTACCACGCCGGCGACCTGTGCGTGGCGGCCGGGAGCGAGATGGTCACCAGCACCGCCATTATCTGCACCAACCACTTTAACGCCAAGAAGGCGTACAGGCACCACAGCCACGTCAACGTCAGCTGGTGCTTCGTCTGCTCCAaag GAGGacagctgctgtgctgcgaATCGTGTCCCGCAGCCTTTCACCCCGATTGCCTGAACATCGCCATGCCCGACGGGAGCTGGTTCTGCAACGACTGCAGAGCCGGAAAGAAGCCCAAATACAGAGACATCATCTGGGTGAAGTTGGGGAAATACAG GTGGTGGCCGGCAGAGATCCACCATCCCAGAAACATCCCCACCAACATCCAGCACCTTCGACACGAGATCGGAGAGTTCCCCGTCTTCTTCTTCGGTTCCAGGGACTACTTCTGGACTCACCAGGGCCGAGTGTTTCCATAcatggagggagacagaggcagCAAGTACCAGAGGACCGGCATCGGCAAAGTCTTCAAGCACG CTCTTCTGGAGGCTGAAGCTCGATTCAAGGAGATAAAGATGAAACGAGAGAAGAAGGAAGCTCAGCAGTACAGCCGAAAACCTCCCCCCTACAAATTCATCAAG GTCAACAAACCCGTGGGGAAGGTCCAGGTCTACGCCGCCGACGTCTCCGAGATCCCCAAGTGCAACTGCAAACCCTCGGACGAGAGGCCGTGCGGCTTCGAGTCGGAGTGTCTGAACCGCATGCTGCAGTACGAGTGCCACCCGCAGGTGTGTCCCAGCGGGGAGCGCTGCGGCAACCAGGACTTCACCCAGCGGCTCTACCCCGACACCAAGATCATCAAGACCCCCGGCAAAGGCTGGGGGCTGATCACCCTGAGGGACATCAAGAAG GGCGAGTTTGTGAACGAGTACATCGGCGAGCTGATCGACGAGGAGGAGTGCAGGGCGAGAATCAAGTACGCCCAGGAGAACAACGTCACCAACTTCTACATGCTGACCATCGATAAG GACCGGATCATTGACGCCGGGCCGAAGGGGAACTACTCCCGCTTCATGAACCACAGCTGTCAGCCCAACTGTGAGACGCAGAAGTGGACGGTGAACGGAGACACGCGCGTCGGCCTGTTCGCCATCTGTGACGTCCCAGCAG GAACCGAGCTGACGTTCAACTATAACCTGGACTGTCTCGGCAACGAGAAGACGGCGTGCTGCTGCGGCGCTCCCAACTGCAGCGGTTTCCTGGGCGACCGGCCAAAG aactCCAACGGCCACGCGGCCGAGCCCAAAGCCAAGCGAGGGAAGAGGAAgtacaaaaagaggaaaagcgaAGGGAGGAAGAAGTCGGAGGACGAGTGTTTTCGCTGCGGCGACGGCGGTCAGCTGGTGCTGTGCGACAAGAAGACCTGCACCAAAGCGTATCACCTGACCTGCCTGAACCTCACCAAGAGGCCCTTTG GACGCTGGGACTGTCCCTGGCACCACTGCGACGTCTGCGGGAAAAACTCGGAGGCCTTCTGCCAGCTCTGCCCCAACTCCTTCTGTAAGTGTcaccaggagggggcgctgcGTCCCTCTCCTGTCACAGGGCAGTTGTGCTGCCAGGAGCACGAGGAGCTGGACGTCCCCACCAGCCCCGGTCGGGACGACGGATCTGAAACGAACACTACGAGCCCGGTCGGCACCGACGGCCGTCCTCCTAAAGGCTCCAACGCCAGAACCAAGAGCTCCAAGAGGAAAGCGGAGTGA